The Hymenobacter sp. GOD-10R genome includes a window with the following:
- a CDS encoding OmpA family protein: MLRFLRSLLLFLLLLSSTGIYAQRPSTTPPLQQRKLTGKASARLRLHPDATPDFPNVNRLAYYQNKKELKAIQKAEKRHNWVQARNLLTAYVGQFGIQNFYKDTPLLWRLGQLWERTGNEEKAKAYFRLALKHRRQDLKKVQLYYDSLEQKTADFYVPLKVYYDLVEYRKSITAFRPPKGVYTSMGDAINSKAEDYGPTINSDAGMFIFSSKRKMRGINGVIDEDLYTSRKEGVSWTDAEPLPKPINSSYNEGSACITKDGHTIYFARCECPNCHGNCDLFVSTFKDGQWSVPKSLGTQVNSSAWDSQPTLSPSEDTLYFASDRLGGFGLSDIWYTHKLKNGQWARAENMGPVVNTRESEVSPYFHPLYNVLYFSSRGQLLNYGDFDIYKTYRVQGRWQEPRNIGPLVNGKGSEYYFTIDGESKNLYYARSETQDMKNLDLYSFPLPMEAQPLATTRVEGSLIDSLTNKPLNGTISIIDTDNGIEVASKYVRPDGSFDFDLIEGSHYVMLIQSPESFSVQKQFVLKGDTVMKLLSNSIDYKLPLIFKNIEFDAGKATIRPSMHSTLDRIALFLGENPSFRLSISGHTDSNGDPDVNEKLSQDRAESIRRYIEQKGKLQPNRIESMGYGSTQPLKAEVTEEDARINRRVEFRLIKPDGDKPAEGGAGW, encoded by the coding sequence ATGCTTCGTTTTTTACGCTCGCTCCTGCTCTTTCTACTTCTGCTCTCGTCAACTGGCATTTACGCGCAGCGACCTAGCACTACACCTCCTTTGCAGCAGCGTAAGCTTACCGGCAAAGCTAGCGCCCGATTGCGCCTGCACCCCGATGCTACGCCCGACTTTCCGAACGTAAACCGCCTCGCGTACTATCAGAACAAAAAAGAGCTGAAAGCCATTCAAAAAGCGGAAAAACGCCACAATTGGGTTCAAGCACGCAATTTACTAACTGCATACGTAGGTCAGTTCGGTATTCAGAATTTTTACAAAGATACACCGCTACTCTGGCGCCTAGGACAACTCTGGGAACGTACCGGCAACGAAGAAAAAGCGAAGGCTTACTTCCGCCTGGCTCTGAAACACCGCCGTCAAGATCTGAAAAAGGTGCAGCTCTATTATGACTCACTGGAGCAGAAAACGGCTGATTTCTACGTACCACTGAAGGTATACTACGACCTAGTAGAATACCGCAAGAGCATCACCGCATTCCGTCCACCTAAAGGCGTGTATACGAGCATGGGCGATGCCATCAACTCCAAAGCAGAAGACTACGGCCCCACGATCAACTCCGACGCAGGGATGTTTATCTTCTCTTCCAAGCGTAAGATGCGGGGCATCAATGGTGTAATAGACGAAGATCTCTACACCTCGCGAAAAGAAGGCGTTTCGTGGACAGATGCAGAGCCTTTGCCTAAACCTATCAATAGCTCCTATAACGAAGGCTCAGCATGCATCACGAAAGACGGCCACACCATTTACTTTGCTCGTTGCGAGTGTCCCAACTGCCACGGCAACTGCGACTTATTTGTATCAACCTTCAAGGATGGGCAGTGGTCGGTCCCGAAGAGCCTAGGTACACAAGTAAACTCCTCGGCCTGGGATTCACAACCGACTTTATCGCCGAGCGAAGACACGTTGTATTTTGCCTCCGACCGCCTTGGCGGGTTTGGTCTCTCCGATATTTGGTACACCCACAAGCTGAAGAATGGCCAATGGGCGCGCGCCGAGAACATGGGCCCCGTGGTGAACACGCGCGAGAGTGAAGTAAGCCCTTACTTTCATCCGCTGTACAATGTGCTGTATTTCAGCTCGCGTGGGCAGCTGCTGAACTACGGCGACTTCGACATCTATAAGACGTATCGGGTGCAAGGCCGATGGCAGGAGCCACGTAATATTGGGCCGCTTGTGAACGGTAAAGGCTCAGAGTACTACTTCACTATCGATGGCGAATCGAAAAACCTATACTACGCTCGCTCGGAAACGCAGGATATGAAGAATCTCGATCTGTATTCCTTTCCGCTGCCGATGGAAGCTCAGCCGCTTGCCACGACGCGTGTGGAAGGCAGCCTCATAGACTCACTCACGAACAAGCCGCTGAACGGCACCATCAGCATCATTGATACTGACAACGGAATCGAAGTTGCCAGCAAATACGTGCGCCCCGATGGCTCTTTCGACTTCGACCTTATCGAAGGTTCGCACTATGTGATGTTGATTCAGAGCCCAGAGTCGTTTAGCGTGCAGAAGCAGTTCGTTCTGAAAGGCGACACAGTCATGAAGCTGCTGAGCAACTCGATTGACTACAAGCTGCCGCTCATTTTCAAAAACATTGAGTTCGATGCGGGCAAGGCTACTATTCGCCCTTCCATGCACAGTACACTCGACCGTATTGCGTTGTTCCTAGGCGAGAACCCTAGCTTCCGCCTTAGCATCTCGGGCCACACGGATAGCAATGGTGACCCGGATGTAAATGAGAAATTGTCGCAGGACCGGGCCGAATCGATTCGGCGCTACATTGAACAAAAGGGCAAGCTTCAGCCCAACCGCATCGAAAGTATGGGCTACGGCAGCACCCAGCCGCTAAAAGCGGAAGTCACGGAAGAAGATGCCCGCATCAATCGCCGGGTGGAGTTCCGCCTCATCAAACCCGACGGTGACAAACCGGCTGAGGGTGGTGCAGGCTGGTAA
- the lon gene encoding endopeptidase La produces the protein MSHNRNSRKPSPFSSLLMADDPSEMVSIVATDPDQPMSEQDAPTELPLLPVRNTVLFPGVVLPVTVTRKKSIRLVRKAYRGNKIVGVIAQRSQSDDPGLADIYEIGTMARILKLLVLPDGNTTIIIQGQSRFKIEEATQDTPFLTARVSYFPETFPSKSSQELKGLVASLKDAAVKMLKLNPEIPQEAQVALDNIDSPAFLTHFLSSNINVEVGLKQKLLEINDGVERGTTLLEMMLKEIQLLEIKHEIQSKVHTDIDQQQRDYFLRQQIKVLQDELGFDGPDQELEKLRARAKAKQWPEAVAKHFNKELDKLGRINPQAAEYPVSVNYVEFLLDLPWAEYTKDNFNLKRTKKILDADHYGLEKVKERIIEYLAVLKLKQDMKAPILCLYGPPGVGKTSLGRSIAQSLGRKYVRMSLGGVRDEAEIRGHRKTYVGAMPGRIISQIKKAGASNPVIVLDEIDKIASDFRGDPSSALLEVLDPEQNSTFTDNYLEVEYDLSKVLFIATANSLDTIQPALRDRMEIIDLTGYTLEEKTQIAKKHLWPKQLTDHGLISKDVSITTAALQRVIDDYTRESGVRSLERKLGAVARNIAKSKAMKESFPEVLEPKDVARILGAATFDRDLYQDNETAGVVTGLAWTSVGGDILFIESLLSRGRGKLTLSGQLGDVMKESAVTALSYLRSRAESLGIDYRLFDQYDLHIHFPEGAVPKDGPSAGIAIFTSIASVFTQRKIRSHLAMTGEITLRGKVLPVGGIKEKILAAKRAGIRDVILCEKNRKDINEIAPEYLKDLTVHYADRVDDVLRVALLEEKVSDPMPLIVRDEPLSSSPAPSVEVA, from the coding sequence ATGAGCCATAACCGCAATTCGCGTAAGCCCAGTCCTTTTTCTTCGTTGCTGATGGCCGATGATCCGTCGGAGATGGTGTCCATCGTTGCAACCGACCCTGACCAGCCGATGAGCGAGCAGGATGCACCGACGGAGCTGCCGCTGCTACCCGTGCGCAATACCGTGCTTTTTCCTGGTGTGGTGTTGCCCGTTACAGTTACGCGTAAGAAAAGTATCCGCTTGGTACGCAAGGCCTATCGGGGTAACAAGATTGTGGGCGTGATTGCGCAGCGCAGCCAAAGTGACGATCCGGGCCTAGCGGATATCTACGAGATAGGTACGATGGCGCGCATCCTGAAGCTGTTGGTGCTGCCTGACGGAAACACAACCATCATCATTCAGGGACAGAGCCGATTCAAGATTGAGGAAGCTACTCAAGATACGCCGTTTTTGACGGCACGTGTGAGCTACTTCCCCGAGACCTTTCCCAGCAAAAGCTCGCAGGAGCTGAAGGGATTGGTGGCGTCGTTGAAAGATGCAGCAGTGAAGATGCTCAAGCTCAATCCAGAAATTCCGCAGGAAGCTCAGGTAGCCCTCGACAACATCGATTCTCCAGCTTTTCTGACTCATTTTCTGTCCTCAAACATCAATGTGGAGGTGGGGCTGAAGCAGAAACTGCTGGAGATAAACGACGGTGTGGAGCGCGGCACTACGCTGCTGGAGATGATGCTGAAGGAAATTCAGCTGCTGGAGATCAAACACGAGATTCAGAGTAAGGTCCATACCGACATCGACCAGCAACAGCGCGATTATTTCTTGCGGCAGCAGATTAAAGTGCTGCAAGATGAGCTAGGTTTCGATGGCCCTGATCAGGAGCTAGAAAAGCTACGGGCACGAGCAAAGGCAAAACAGTGGCCTGAAGCCGTTGCCAAGCACTTCAATAAAGAGCTCGATAAGCTAGGTCGTATCAACCCGCAGGCTGCCGAGTACCCAGTTAGCGTGAACTACGTGGAGTTTTTGCTCGACCTGCCTTGGGCTGAGTACACGAAGGACAACTTTAACCTGAAGCGCACCAAGAAGATTCTCGATGCCGACCACTATGGCCTCGAAAAAGTAAAGGAGCGCATCATCGAGTATCTGGCTGTGCTGAAGCTGAAGCAGGATATGAAGGCTCCGATCCTATGCCTTTATGGTCCGCCCGGCGTGGGTAAAACCTCCCTAGGTCGCTCCATCGCACAATCATTAGGGCGTAAATACGTGCGGATGTCGCTAGGCGGCGTACGCGACGAGGCCGAAATACGAGGGCACCGTAAAACCTATGTTGGGGCGATGCCAGGCCGTATTATCTCGCAGATCAAGAAGGCAGGCGCTTCGAACCCTGTTATCGTACTCGACGAGATTGATAAAATTGCCTCCGATTTCCGCGGTGACCCTAGCTCAGCGTTGCTCGAAGTATTGGACCCGGAGCAAAACTCTACCTTCACCGACAACTACCTGGAGGTGGAGTACGACCTATCGAAGGTGCTGTTTATTGCTACAGCCAACTCTCTCGATACTATTCAGCCTGCCCTACGCGACCGGATGGAGATTATCGATCTGACGGGCTATACATTAGAGGAGAAAACGCAGATTGCTAAGAAGCACCTGTGGCCTAAACAACTCACCGATCATGGACTCATTTCGAAAGATGTGAGCATCACAACGGCTGCGCTACAACGCGTAATCGACGACTACACGCGTGAGTCAGGCGTGCGCAGCTTGGAGCGTAAGCTAGGTGCTGTTGCCCGCAACATTGCCAAAAGCAAGGCCATGAAAGAGTCCTTCCCGGAAGTACTCGAGCCGAAAGACGTAGCGCGCATCCTAGGTGCCGCCACGTTCGACCGTGACCTGTATCAGGACAACGAAACAGCCGGCGTTGTGACGGGTTTGGCCTGGACTTCGGTTGGCGGAGATATTCTCTTCATTGAAAGCCTCCTCAGCCGCGGTCGGGGTAAGCTAACGCTCTCGGGGCAGCTAGGCGACGTGATGAAGGAATCGGCTGTAACGGCTTTGTCGTATCTGCGCAGCCGAGCTGAGTCGTTAGGCATTGATTACCGCCTTTTCGACCAATACGATCTGCACATTCACTTCCCAGAGGGCGCCGTACCAAAGGATGGACCAAGCGCTGGCATTGCCATCTTTACCAGTATTGCGTCGGTCTTTACCCAGCGTAAAATCCGCAGCCACCTAGCTATGACAGGCGAAATTACGCTGCGCGGCAAAGTGCTACCGGTGGGCGGGATCAAAGAGAAGATTCTGGCTGCTAAGCGCGCTGGTATTCGCGACGTTATTCTTTGTGAAAAGAACCGGAAGGATATCAACGAAATAGCCCCTGAGTATCTGAAGGATCTTACCGTTCACTATGCTGACCGGGTAGACGATGTGCTGCGGGTGGCACTACTAGAAGAGAAAGTGAGCGACCCAATGCCGCTCATCGTGCGTGATGAACCCTTGTCTTCATCGCCTGCGCCGAGTGTAGAAGTAGCATAA
- the porQ gene encoding type IX secretion system protein PorQ gives MIRLLRGHSIASLVFVGSLLAGRAGHAQIGGQQAFSFLNLPNSAKLAGLGGANVSSRDGDATMLYANPALLNKEMDGTLALGYVDYLADIKQTTAAYVFNTEHAGRFGVGLTYLNYGSFEGFDAAGNSLGNFSVNEYAVGVSDAYTSGNFVLAGTLKLGVSGIAGNHSVAALADVGALFKHPTKDFNVGLTVKNVGYQLKTYAGAGHEPMPLDVQLGASIKPEHMPIRFSLTAYNLQQFDIVYLDPNQRGQLDENNNEVKPKKTIGDKIARHFVVGGEVILSKNFNLRVGYNHLHRRELRLDTRSAGAGMSFGVMLRISQFQLDYTRAYYHASGASNYLTVARNLNSLFKKT, from the coding sequence ATGATTCGACTGCTACGCGGCCACTCTATAGCATCTTTAGTTTTCGTCGGTAGTCTGCTCGCTGGTCGGGCTGGCCACGCACAGATTGGGGGGCAACAAGCCTTTTCCTTTCTGAACCTTCCCAACAGTGCAAAGCTAGCGGGCCTAGGTGGGGCCAACGTTAGTTCCCGCGACGGCGACGCTACCATGCTCTACGCCAACCCCGCCTTGCTCAACAAAGAGATGGACGGTACGCTGGCCCTTGGTTACGTCGATTACCTAGCTGATATTAAGCAAACGACGGCGGCTTACGTGTTCAATACTGAGCATGCCGGTCGCTTCGGCGTGGGCCTAACGTACCTGAACTACGGCAGTTTTGAGGGGTTTGACGCGGCCGGGAACAGCCTAGGTAACTTCTCCGTGAACGAATATGCAGTAGGCGTTTCTGATGCATACACGAGCGGTAATTTTGTATTGGCAGGCACGCTCAAGCTAGGAGTATCCGGCATTGCTGGCAATCATTCGGTAGCGGCATTGGCTGATGTCGGCGCTTTATTTAAGCACCCGACGAAAGACTTCAATGTGGGGCTCACGGTTAAAAATGTAGGCTATCAGCTAAAAACCTATGCTGGCGCCGGGCATGAACCCATGCCGCTTGATGTGCAGCTAGGTGCTTCAATAAAGCCGGAGCACATGCCGATCCGGTTTTCGCTTACCGCTTATAATCTGCAGCAGTTTGATATCGTGTACCTCGACCCGAATCAACGTGGGCAGCTAGACGAGAACAACAACGAGGTGAAGCCTAAGAAGACCATTGGTGACAAAATCGCACGCCACTTTGTGGTTGGTGGCGAAGTTATATTAAGCAAGAACTTCAACCTGCGAGTGGGTTATAATCACCTGCATCGTCGAGAGCTTCGGCTTGATACACGTTCAGCTGGAGCCGGCATGAGCTTCGGGGTAATGCTGCGCATTAGTCAATTTCAGCTCGATTATACCCGTGCTTACTACCACGCATCTGGCGCTAGTAACTACTTGACGGTAGCTCGTAACCTGAATTCTTTATTCAAAAAGACCTAG
- the hslU gene encoding ATP-dependent protease ATPase subunit HslU, whose product MLDSSNFLTPVQIVAELDKYIIGQHDAKRHVAIALRNRWRRLHAPADMQQEIVPNNILMIGSTGVGKTEIARRLASIAGAPFTKVEASKFTEVGYVGRDVESMVRDLVEQSVNMVKQRRKEEVKVQAAQAVEDIILDALIPPVTTSAPTSVKPSLGFSGTDGQSMPDSDHELNERTREKFRVKIRNGELDDRKIDIKVQQNSGPGIGVVGSPAGLDEASLSGLQDMLGSMLPKKTRKRKVTIAEARKLLLDEEAAKLIDMDEVKDEAIRQAENAGIIFIDEIDKVASRSGKGGGGPDVSREGVQRDLLPIVEGSAVNTKYGIIHTDHILFIAAGAFHVAKPSDLIPELQGRFPIRVELQSLTKEDFFLILKDPKNALTKQYEALLKAEDVDLSFDEAALELLAEIASQVNEEVENIGARRLHTVMSRLLNDILFDVPDRIGPNAHILITRELVEERLRDMVRNRDLTQYIL is encoded by the coding sequence ATGCTAGATTCTTCCAATTTCCTTACGCCGGTTCAGATCGTGGCCGAGCTAGATAAGTATATTATTGGTCAGCACGACGCTAAGCGTCACGTTGCTATTGCGTTGCGTAATCGTTGGCGCCGGTTGCATGCCCCTGCCGATATGCAGCAGGAAATTGTTCCAAACAACATCTTAATGATTGGGTCCACGGGTGTGGGCAAAACCGAAATTGCCCGCCGCCTGGCGAGCATTGCAGGAGCTCCCTTCACTAAGGTAGAAGCCTCCAAATTTACTGAAGTTGGCTACGTGGGCCGTGACGTCGAAAGCATGGTTCGCGACTTGGTAGAGCAATCGGTGAACATGGTGAAGCAACGTCGCAAAGAAGAAGTGAAGGTGCAAGCGGCGCAAGCCGTAGAAGACATCATTCTGGATGCATTAATCCCACCGGTAACCACTAGCGCGCCTACTAGTGTGAAACCTTCATTAGGCTTCAGCGGAACTGATGGACAAAGCATGCCCGATTCTGACCATGAGTTGAACGAGCGTACCCGCGAGAAATTTCGCGTCAAAATTCGCAACGGCGAGCTAGATGACCGTAAGATTGACATCAAGGTGCAGCAGAATAGCGGACCCGGTATTGGCGTGGTTGGTAGCCCTGCTGGCCTAGATGAAGCTTCGCTTTCGGGCTTGCAGGATATGCTAGGCTCTATGCTGCCCAAGAAAACACGGAAGCGTAAGGTAACAATTGCCGAAGCACGTAAGCTGCTGCTTGACGAAGAAGCCGCCAAACTCATCGATATGGATGAGGTAAAAGACGAAGCTATCCGTCAAGCCGAAAACGCCGGCATCATCTTCATTGACGAAATCGACAAAGTGGCTAGCCGTAGCGGCAAGGGTGGGGGAGGCCCCGATGTGAGCCGGGAAGGTGTACAGCGTGACTTACTGCCTATTGTAGAGGGTAGCGCTGTAAATACCAAATACGGCATCATCCACACCGACCACATCCTCTTCATTGCCGCTGGTGCTTTCCACGTAGCGAAGCCGAGCGACCTGATTCCGGAGCTACAAGGACGTTTTCCTATCCGTGTCGAGCTACAAAGCTTGACAAAGGAAGACTTCTTCTTAATTCTAAAAGACCCAAAGAACGCCCTAACGAAGCAATACGAAGCTTTGCTGAAAGCTGAAGACGTAGATCTCTCGTTCGACGAAGCTGCCCTAGAGTTGCTAGCGGAAATTGCTTCACAGGTAAATGAAGAAGTAGAAAATATTGGTGCCCGTCGTTTGCACACGGTGATGAGCCGCTTGCTCAACGATATTCTCTTCGATGTACCCGACCGGATTGGCCCTAACGCCCATATCCTTATTACGCGCGAACTGGTAGAGGAGCGCCTGCGTGACATGGTTCGCAACCGTGACCTAACGCAGTATATCCTTTGA
- a CDS encoding SDR family NAD(P)-dependent oxidoreductase, with the protein MHYYIITGASRGLGKALAEAILTEDNTKVIGVARHATIEHDRYHHQPLDLSDSVAVENNLSKVFVQWVDIESITLINNAGVLGEIGYLGEQPNEHFDFVFTVNTIVPAMFMNTFLSAYASYQVPRTILNISSGAAQRPVDGWGAYCASKAALEMMTRTARKEQAIRASGIRIRAISPGVIDTAMQEQIRTIGEQQFSEVERFIKLQADKQLQMPEQVANKILNWVQQPASESEEVVLQLKNM; encoded by the coding sequence ATGCATTACTACATCATTACAGGAGCTAGCCGTGGACTAGGTAAGGCGTTGGCTGAAGCTATCCTAACTGAGGATAATACGAAGGTTATTGGAGTGGCACGCCACGCTACAATTGAACATGACCGCTACCATCATCAACCCCTCGATCTGTCAGATAGTGTAGCTGTAGAAAATAATCTTTCCAAAGTGTTTGTGCAATGGGTGGACATAGAAAGTATCACTTTGATCAATAACGCTGGAGTGCTTGGTGAAATTGGTTACCTAGGTGAGCAGCCTAATGAACATTTCGACTTTGTCTTCACAGTGAATACAATAGTGCCTGCTATGTTCATGAACACCTTTCTGAGTGCTTATGCTAGCTACCAAGTGCCCCGTACTATTCTTAATATCAGCAGTGGGGCTGCACAACGCCCTGTTGATGGCTGGGGAGCCTATTGTGCTTCGAAGGCTGCTTTAGAGATGATGACTCGAACTGCGCGAAAAGAGCAAGCTATTCGTGCTTCTGGTATACGCATTCGGGCTATATCACCTGGGGTAATTGACACGGCCATGCAAGAACAGATTCGCACAATAGGCGAGCAGCAATTCAGCGAAGTTGAGAGATTTATCAAGTTACAAGCTGATAAGCAGCTCCAAATGCCTGAACAGGTAGCTAACAAAATACTCAATTGGGTTCAGCAACCAGCTTCTGAGAGCGAGGAAGTGGTACTACAGCTTAAGAATATGTAG
- a CDS encoding RagB/SusD family nutrient uptake outer membrane protein, with protein MKKSFHIFFRASVLSGALLTVLPSCDVLQQDPPTAFQSTDEAFSTPARVELSMVGVYNDLQNAEFLGGRALIYSDVRSGDTDPASYFGAVPTFTQLSTDTYASNAWYGGYRSIFSANTFLQNIQAHPGIVPATQEAQYVGEAKFIRALTMLHLVNLYAQPYNFTADASHPGIVIQLTAPTNVDQAFDPTLRLPRSSVRDVYTQIINDLTDAIAALPVATTVNRATKGAAQALLARVYLYKGDYTNAAALSGQVITSAKYALNPDPWTVFGLQGPTASVTYTSPQSVPTYTTLESIFSVAMNANDNPNTNNAIGQHYGATRRADILITPFNSIATTVFPADDKRRLMIRPVKSGTTTNYYTQKFNAVDNWVPIVRYPEVLLTRAEALVRSTGVVSQEAISLLNQVRDRSKGSSQVSYTLASFISTQAFVDAVLQERRLELAFEGFRLPDLLRNKQGVPAHGGIAAIPYGDPRLVFPIPNQETLLNANLVQNPGY; from the coding sequence ATGAAAAAATCGTTTCATATCTTTTTTCGGGCTTCTGTATTAAGTGGTGCGCTACTTACAGTGCTGCCAAGCTGCGATGTATTGCAGCAAGACCCACCCACAGCATTCCAATCTACTGATGAAGCCTTCAGCACTCCCGCACGTGTTGAGCTATCAATGGTAGGCGTGTACAACGACTTACAAAACGCTGAGTTTTTAGGTGGACGTGCTCTGATCTATTCTGATGTTCGTAGCGGCGATACTGATCCTGCTTCGTACTTCGGTGCAGTTCCTACCTTCACCCAGCTATCAACGGATACGTATGCCTCTAACGCTTGGTATGGCGGCTATCGTAGCATCTTTTCGGCTAATACGTTCCTGCAAAACATCCAGGCTCATCCTGGTATAGTTCCAGCTACGCAGGAAGCTCAGTACGTTGGCGAGGCGAAGTTTATCCGGGCCCTAACGATGTTGCATTTAGTCAACCTATATGCACAGCCTTATAACTTCACGGCGGATGCATCACACCCCGGTATCGTTATCCAGCTAACAGCTCCCACAAACGTAGATCAGGCTTTTGATCCGACCTTGCGTTTACCACGCTCTTCCGTACGTGACGTATATACGCAGATCATCAACGACCTTACTGATGCAATTGCCGCGCTACCTGTTGCTACTACGGTAAATAGAGCTACAAAAGGAGCAGCTCAAGCGTTGCTAGCTAGAGTGTACCTCTACAAAGGCGACTATACTAATGCTGCAGCCTTATCTGGTCAGGTGATTACTAGCGCTAAATACGCGTTGAACCCCGACCCATGGACGGTGTTTGGTTTGCAAGGGCCAACTGCCTCTGTAACCTATACATCTCCACAGTCTGTTCCTACCTACACTACTCTTGAGAGTATCTTCTCGGTTGCAATGAACGCGAACGACAACCCCAACACGAATAATGCTATTGGTCAGCATTATGGGGCGACTCGTCGGGCGGACATCTTGATTACGCCATTCAACTCAATAGCAACCACAGTATTCCCAGCCGATGATAAGCGTCGTTTGATGATACGTCCTGTTAAGTCAGGTACAACGACCAACTACTACACTCAGAAATTCAATGCTGTTGACAACTGGGTTCCGATTGTTCGTTACCCAGAAGTGCTGTTGACGCGTGCTGAAGCCCTTGTGCGCTCCACCGGTGTGGTTAGCCAGGAAGCGATAAGCTTGCTCAACCAAGTACGTGATCGGTCCAAAGGCTCTTCACAAGTATCTTATACTCTGGCTAGCTTCATTAGTACGCAAGCCTTTGTGGATGCTGTTTTACAAGAGCGGCGCTTAGAGCTAGCTTTCGAGGGCTTCCGTCTGCCAGATCTTCTCCGTAATAAGCAAGGTGTTCCTGCTCACGGCGGCATCGCAGCTATTCCCTACGGTGATCCACGCTTGGTATTCCCAATTCCGAACCAAGAGACTCTCTTGAACGCGAATCTTGTTCAGAACCCTGGTTATTAA